In the genome of Terribacillus sp. FSL K6-0262, one region contains:
- a CDS encoding GNAT family N-acetyltransferase, with amino-acid sequence MQYRIAEIHDLPAIVSIYNSTIRGRMVTADLEEISVESRLEWFQRHTELRPLWVVEEDGNILGWISLEPFYGRAAYHKTVEVSIYIHEDARGKGLGKKMLQFVLDQSKALDFKTVLGFVFGHNEPSIKLFEHFGFERWANMPNVAELDGIERDLVILGKRIRP; translated from the coding sequence ATGCAATACCGTATCGCAGAAATTCATGATCTTCCTGCAATTGTTTCCATTTATAATTCCACAATTCGGGGAAGGATGGTGACAGCCGATCTGGAAGAGATATCAGTCGAAAGCAGATTGGAATGGTTCCAGCGTCATACTGAGCTGAGACCGCTTTGGGTGGTAGAAGAAGATGGGAATATATTGGGCTGGATCAGCCTGGAGCCGTTTTATGGCAGGGCTGCTTATCATAAGACTGTGGAAGTCAGCATCTATATCCATGAGGATGCCCGAGGCAAAGGACTAGGGAAAAAAATGCTGCAGTTCGTCCTTGATCAGTCCAAGGCATTGGATTTCAAGACTGTTTTAGGTTTTGTTTTCGGACATAACGAACCAAGCATCAAGCTTTTCGAGCACTTTGGATTTGAGCGTTGGGCCAATATGCCGAATGTTGCGGAACTCGATGGCATCGAGCGGGATCTAGTTATTCTAGGCAAGCGAATTCGGCCATGA